In Fluviicola taffensis DSM 16823, the following are encoded in one genomic region:
- a CDS encoding T9SS type A sorting domain-containing protein, with amino-acid sequence MTKFLFITALFPLFLNAQSFHPAPGDPNSNAIKKDSSCFVGWATGGTVIRGFLNISDTTVEFDGSNKASFGNLNNALGPATGSTTHVLSLGDSGVATLTFDQFIMDGPGYDFAVFENGFTDNYIEIAHVEISSDGIHFFRFPSTTEVPLDTQIGNASFSDCRMLNNLAGKYKAGYGTPFNISEISDDVNLDKFAIKYVRIIDAIGAISGNHTTTDQFGTIINDPFPTPFESGGFDLEAIGIINATLGITDFQLLNVQAFPNPATDQLTVTLSGEALLKIYAQDGRPIQTSNHTDSTIISLSDFAQGMYNLVVIQDNAQHTLRILKK; translated from the coding sequence ACCGCACTTTTCCCTTTATTTTTGAATGCTCAAAGCTTTCATCCAGCTCCTGGAGATCCAAATTCAAATGCTATTAAGAAAGATAGTTCTTGTTTTGTTGGCTGGGCAACTGGAGGAACTGTTATTCGTGGTTTTTTAAATATTTCAGATACAACTGTTGAATTTGACGGTTCAAATAAAGCAAGTTTTGGAAATTTAAATAACGCATTAGGTCCAGCTACAGGTTCAACAACTCATGTTCTTTCATTGGGTGATAGCGGAGTTGCAACACTTACTTTCGACCAATTTATTATGGACGGTCCAGGATATGATTTCGCGGTATTTGAAAATGGATTTACAGATAATTACATCGAAATAGCACACGTAGAAATCAGTTCTGACGGAATTCACTTTTTTCGTTTTCCTTCCACAACAGAAGTTCCTTTGGACACTCAAATAGGTAACGCTTCCTTTTCCGATTGCAGAATGCTGAATAATTTGGCTGGAAAATACAAAGCAGGCTATGGAACTCCTTTTAATATAAGCGAAATCAGCGATGATGTGAATCTGGACAAATTTGCCATCAAATATGTCCGTATAATTGATGCCATTGGAGCTATCAGTGGAAATCATACTACGACAGACCAATTTGGTACAATCATTAACGATCCCTTCCCTACTCCATTCGAATCTGGAGGCTTTGATTTGGAAGCAATAGGCATCATCAATGCAACCCTCGGAATAACTGATTTCCAATTATTAAACGTTCAAGCATTCCCAAATCCAGCAACAGATCAACTAACGGTTACACTTTCAGGGGAAGCTCTTCTGAAAATTTACGCTCAAGATGGTAGACCTATTCAAACAAGTAATCATACAGATTCTACGATTATTTCTTTAAGTGATTTTGCCCAAGGAATGTATAACCTAGTTGTTATTCAAGATAATGCACAACACACTTTACGGATTTTGAAAAAATAA
- a CDS encoding GbsR/MarR family transcriptional regulator: protein MELEQAKKQFIQTWGNFGTQWGINRSMAQVHALLIVSDSPQCTEDVMSKLSISRGNANMNIRELANWNLIYKESIAGDRKEYFRAEKDMWEVAKRIVKERKRRELEPLQQHLAELKKVEQSYESISFVATIENIERLVSRLDSLSGTLMKADEHAFFGKILNLFK from the coding sequence ATGGAATTAGAACAAGCGAAAAAGCAATTTATTCAAACTTGGGGAAACTTTGGTACTCAGTGGGGAATAAATCGCTCTATGGCTCAAGTTCACGCACTATTAATTGTCAGTGATAGTCCACAATGCACAGAAGATGTCATGAGTAAACTCTCTATTTCTAGAGGGAATGCCAACATGAATATTCGGGAACTAGCAAACTGGAATTTAATCTACAAAGAGAGTATTGCAGGCGATCGCAAGGAATATTTCAGAGCAGAGAAAGATATGTGGGAAGTTGCTAAACGCATTGTAAAGGAGCGTAAAAGACGTGAATTGGAACCGCTTCAACAACATTTGGCTGAACTTAAAAAAGTGGAACAATCCTATGAATCGATTTCATTTGTTGCAACCATTGAAAACATTGAACGCTTAGTGTCCAGATTAGATTCGTTATCTGGCACATTAATGAAAGCAGATGAACACGCATTCTTTGGGAAAATATTAAACTTATTTAAGTAA
- a CDS encoding gliding motility-associated C-terminal domain-containing protein, protein MRKLVLFISILVTSSQLFSQNCFITVTPMDTTVCPGSPVSVTAMASLLNSNQSFNFNTSSIPAGWTTSGGLGFAPPCAPASPDGTAFYWASTTSSTPAITTASFDIHCPGGYVTFEMIYANTFTSPCEQLDQWNEGVALQYSTNNGGTWTTIVYYTWNGTVLTSIPTATTPGASGTTSMSSWGSYTVPIPPAANTTNTRFRWFQQNTSGNGYDNWGLDNIVINAMGGSCSDNVDLVWSNGLTGDSNTLISGAPGSDSTFTIAVYDTNGVYQCSSAPITIHVYDDNLSYNLQDYAYSYCPTTNPSVQATNITGAIPPYTVNWTDIPSTNNPQALPTGGAEHDTITYHVTIADGCGFNRQDSVILIVNKLLNIDSLVPYNASSCNNDGAVVAYVSGQTTIPTQPIYHWNGPGATNPSFINSTVWTNRSPGWYYFLVTDNVCTDYDSVQVEPKNPPMAVISANPLAGCDPFDVVFQNNSQNATHYLWTFGDGTSVTTNDLSSQTHTYSSDAQIMLVAYDATNCSDTTYISVSVQICGCTDPLAENYDPTAVANDGSCNYPQPVYNVPNIFTPNGDSNNDYFEIEAINYSNIEFTIVNRWGNLVYQGSGLNPKWDGKINSTLADDGVFFVTFKITNIKADKIYEGQTFVHLVR, encoded by the coding sequence ATGAGAAAATTAGTACTATTTATTTCAATTCTCGTTACTTCGAGCCAGTTATTTAGCCAAAACTGTTTTATTACTGTAACTCCAATGGACACCACTGTTTGTCCAGGTTCTCCTGTATCTGTAACAGCAATGGCATCTCTTTTGAATTCCAATCAATCATTTAATTTTAATACGAGTTCCATTCCTGCAGGTTGGACAACTAGCGGAGGTCTTGGATTTGCACCTCCGTGCGCTCCTGCTTCACCTGATGGAACTGCTTTTTATTGGGCTTCGACAACTTCATCTACTCCAGCTATCACCACTGCTTCATTTGATATTCACTGTCCAGGTGGATATGTTACATTTGAAATGATTTATGCGAATACCTTTACATCACCTTGTGAGCAACTTGATCAATGGAATGAAGGCGTTGCTTTACAATACAGTACAAATAATGGTGGAACATGGACAACAATTGTTTATTATACTTGGAATGGGACAGTCTTAACGAGTATACCTACAGCTACAACTCCTGGAGCTTCAGGTACGACATCAATGTCTAGTTGGGGGTCATATACAGTTCCTATTCCTCCAGCAGCAAACACTACCAATACAAGATTCAGATGGTTTCAGCAAAACACATCAGGAAATGGTTATGATAACTGGGGATTAGATAATATTGTGATTAATGCTATGGGAGGAAGCTGTTCTGACAACGTTGATTTAGTATGGAGTAATGGCTTAACAGGGGATTCTAATACTCTTATATCAGGAGCGCCTGGATCAGATTCAACCTTTACGATTGCTGTTTATGACACAAATGGTGTATACCAATGTTCTTCTGCTCCTATTACGATCCATGTTTATGATGATAATTTAAGCTATAACTTACAAGACTACGCTTATTCTTATTGTCCTACAACAAACCCTTCTGTACAAGCAACAAATATTACAGGAGCAATTCCTCCATATACTGTAAACTGGACAGATATTCCAAGTACCAATAATCCTCAGGCATTGCCTACTGGTGGAGCAGAACACGATACTATCACTTATCATGTAACAATTGCTGATGGATGTGGATTCAATCGACAAGATAGTGTTATCTTAATCGTCAATAAGCTACTAAACATTGATTCTTTAGTCCCTTACAATGCAAGTTCTTGTAACAATGACGGAGCAGTTGTAGCTTATGTATCTGGTCAAACAACAATCCCAACTCAACCTATTTATCATTGGAATGGACCAGGAGCAACAAATCCTAGTTTCATTAACTCAACTGTTTGGACAAATCGCTCTCCAGGATGGTACTATTTTCTAGTTACAGATAATGTTTGTACTGATTATGACAGTGTTCAAGTTGAGCCCAAAAATCCACCAATGGCTGTAATTAGCGCAAACCCACTTGCTGGTTGTGATCCTTTTGATGTTGTTTTTCAAAATAATAGCCAAAATGCAACTCATTACTTGTGGACTTTTGGAGACGGAACATCTGTTACAACGAATGATTTAAGTTCTCAGACACATACATATTCTTCGGATGCTCAAATCATGTTAGTTGCTTATGATGCAACAAATTGTTCAGATACTACTTACATAAGTGTTTCCGTTCAAATATGTGGTTGTACAGATCCATTAGCAGAAAATTATGATCCAACAGCCGTTGCAAACGATGGATCGTGTAATTACCCTCAACCAGTTTATAATGTTCCAAACATCTTCACTCCAAATGGAGATTCAAACAATGATTATTTCGAAATTGAGGCGATTAATTATTCAAATATCGAATTTACAATTGTAAACCGTTGGGGGAATCTAGTTTATCAAGGTTCTGGACTGAATCCGAAATGGGATGGGAAGATTAATTCAACCCTTGCTGATGATGGAGTATTCTTTGTAACCTTCAAAATCACAAATATCAAAGCAGACAAAATTTACGAAGGACAAACATTTGTTCACTTGGTACGTTAA
- a CDS encoding YdcF family protein, with amino-acid sequence MFFILSKILLFTLSPYTWLLIAIYFALFSKKTVRAKRAKYAAIFIALFFSNTFIYKEFCRQWEIFGTPISQVKHYDVAIVLTGMAEYNNDLQVLSARRGIDRIWQTISLYKAGKIDRILISGDHGYLIDKGLHEATQLKEILVKWGIPEHVIITETKSKNTYENAVESQKIVNRLFPNSNAILLVTSGRHMRRARACFNKLGLKCDTYSTDLFTGPNRSFTFDELIIPDVSTMSDWHSLLKEMIGYIAYDMTGKI; translated from the coding sequence ATGTTTTTTATCCTTTCTAAAATATTGCTTTTTACACTGAGTCCTTATACTTGGTTATTGATTGCAATCTATTTTGCTTTGTTTTCAAAAAAAACTGTTCGTGCTAAAAGAGCAAAATATGCTGCTATTTTTATTGCTTTATTTTTCAGCAACACTTTCATATATAAAGAATTCTGCAGACAATGGGAAATTTTTGGAACCCCAATATCCCAAGTAAAACACTATGATGTTGCGATCGTTCTTACAGGAATGGCAGAATACAACAATGATTTACAAGTTCTAAGTGCAAGAAGAGGAATTGATCGGATTTGGCAAACGATTTCCTTGTATAAAGCGGGAAAAATTGATCGTATTTTAATTAGTGGCGATCACGGATACCTAATAGATAAAGGATTGCATGAAGCTACACAATTAAAAGAAATACTTGTGAAATGGGGAATCCCAGAACATGTGATTATTACTGAAACAAAATCAAAAAACACGTATGAAAATGCCGTTGAATCTCAAAAAATTGTAAATCGTCTTTTTCCGAATTCGAATGCCATTTTATTAGTCACTTCTGGAAGACACATGAGGCGAGCTAGAGCTTGTTTTAATAAATTGGGACTGAAGTGCGACACCTATTCTACCGATTTGTTCACTGGTCCTAATCGCTCTTTCACATTTGACGAACTCATTATTCCAGATGTAAGCACTATGAGCGATTGGCATAGTTTACTGAAAGAAATGATTGGCTATATTGCCTATGATATGACTGGAAAAATATAA
- a CDS encoding enoyl-ACP reductase FabI, with translation MSKLLEGKRGIITGALDQNSIAWKVAEKAHEHGATFVLTNAPIAMRMGEINELAAKTNSKIIPADATSTEELQKLFTEAQEILGGKIDFVLHSIGMSVNIRKNIPYQDLNYDFFQKGIDVSALSLHKMLSVAKNMDAINEWGSVVALTYAAAQRTYPFYTDMADIKAMLESIARSFGYHYGLEKKVRINTVSQSPTKTTAGSGIKGFGDFYDYADAIAPLGNASAEDCANYCISLFSDLTRMVTMQNLFHDGGYSTTGVSDVIMKKFGI, from the coding sequence ATGTCAAAATTACTAGAAGGAAAACGTGGAATCATTACTGGAGCTTTAGATCAAAACTCTATTGCTTGGAAAGTTGCTGAAAAAGCACATGAACACGGTGCAACTTTTGTACTAACGAATGCTCCAATTGCAATGCGAATGGGAGAAATCAACGAACTAGCTGCGAAAACTAATTCAAAAATTATTCCAGCTGATGCTACTAGTACTGAAGAATTGCAAAAACTTTTTACAGAAGCTCAAGAGATTTTAGGGGGTAAAATTGATTTTGTACTTCATTCAATTGGAATGAGTGTTAATATTCGCAAGAATATCCCATATCAAGATTTGAACTACGATTTTTTCCAAAAAGGAATTGATGTTTCTGCTTTGTCTTTGCATAAAATGCTTTCTGTTGCTAAGAATATGGATGCAATCAATGAGTGGGGAAGTGTAGTTGCTTTGACTTACGCTGCGGCGCAAAGAACGTATCCATTCTATACAGATATGGCTGACATTAAAGCAATGTTAGAATCAATCGCGAGAAGTTTTGGATATCATTATGGATTGGAGAAGAAAGTAAGAATCAATACTGTTTCTCAATCTCCAACTAAAACAACTGCAGGGTCAGGAATTAAAGGATTTGGTGATTTCTATGATTATGCTGATGCAATTGCTCCATTAGGAAACGCAAGTGCAGAAGATTGTGCAAATTATTGTATTTCACTATTCTCTGATTTAACAAGAATGGTTACCATGCAGAATTTGTTCCATGATGGTGGATATTCCACAACTGGAGTAAGTGATGTAATTATGAAAAAATTCGGAATCTAA
- a CDS encoding MBL fold metallo-hydrolase, translated as MKFSATILGSGTSQGIPVIACDCHVCTSQKVEDNRLRCSVLLEIEGKNYVIDAGPDFRQQMLKFQVKNLEAVLFTHEHKDHMAGLDDVRAFNFKESRDMDIYCTKAVEEALRREYHYAFEEDKYPGIPQLNIITIENEPFRLSNTIPIVPVEVMHYFMPVLGFRIGDFAYITDAKTVSAKEIEKLKGVKVLIVNALRKEPHISHFNLEEALHFIQEVKPEKAYLTHISHLFGTHAEIESELPENVFAAYDGLKFDFE; from the coding sequence ATGAAGTTTTCAGCAACGATATTAGGTTCAGGTACGTCTCAGGGAATTCCAGTAATTGCTTGTGATTGTCATGTTTGTACTTCTCAAAAAGTGGAGGATAATCGATTGCGTTGTTCTGTTTTGTTGGAAATCGAAGGAAAGAATTACGTCATTGATGCTGGTCCAGATTTTAGACAACAAATGCTGAAATTTCAAGTGAAAAATTTGGAAGCAGTTTTGTTTACGCATGAACACAAAGATCACATGGCTGGATTAGATGACGTGAGAGCATTTAATTTTAAAGAATCGAGGGATATGGACATTTACTGTACAAAAGCCGTTGAGGAAGCTTTGAGACGTGAATATCATTATGCTTTTGAGGAAGACAAATATCCAGGAATTCCGCAGTTGAATATTATTACGATTGAAAACGAGCCATTTAGGCTTTCCAATACAATTCCGATTGTTCCAGTTGAAGTGATGCATTATTTTATGCCGGTTCTTGGATTTAGAATTGGAGACTTTGCCTATATTACTGATGCTAAAACGGTTTCTGCGAAGGAAATAGAAAAGTTAAAAGGAGTGAAGGTCTTAATTGTGAATGCTTTGCGAAAAGAACCACATATTTCACATTTCAATTTGGAAGAAGCCTTGCATTTTATTCAGGAAGTGAAACCTGAAAAAGCTTATTTGACACACATTTCTCATTTGTTTGGAACACATGCCGAAATTGAAAGTGAACTTCCAGAAAACGTCTTTGCTGCTTACGATGGATTGAAGTTTGACTTTGAATAG
- a CDS encoding DUF423 domain-containing protein, translated as MMEKKWIVSGLVIIILAIILGAFGAHGLKNVTSDEDILAAFDTATKYQFFQGLGFLIIPFIATRFSISAKAIFWLMIFGTVFFSGSIYGLTYSKIHTGGSLSKVFGPITPIGGLLMILGWTLLLIQVIRSRN; from the coding sequence ATGATGGAGAAGAAATGGATAGTAAGTGGCCTTGTAATAATCATTTTAGCAATTATTTTAGGCGCATTTGGAGCTCATGGACTGAAAAATGTAACTTCGGATGAAGATATACTTGCTGCTTTTGATACAGCTACCAAATACCAGTTCTTTCAAGGTTTAGGTTTTCTAATCATCCCATTTATTGCAACCCGGTTTTCTATTTCAGCCAAAGCTATTTTTTGGTTGATGATTTTTGGCACAGTATTTTTTTCTGGAAGTATTTATGGATTAACTTATTCGAAAATCCATACAGGTGGATCTTTATCGAAAGTTTTTGGTCCAATAACTCCAATTGGGGGACTTTTAATGATTCTCGGTTGGACTTTATTGTTAATACAAGTAATTCGGTCTCGTAATTAA
- the recN gene encoding DNA repair protein RecN, which translates to MLKSLSVQNFALIEHVSLQFHDGLHVITGETGSGKSILLGALNLILGERSDFSVIRNPEKKTVVEAVFDLNESFKNWFIQEDIDWESETVIRREITSQGKSRSFINDTPVQLTQLKELTEQLVYIHSQHETLEIKKSKFQFDLLDSFGDCLELAQEVSVNYQKIQRLKGERNQLASAQTNHLQELDYIQFQLNEIRGLDLESVNYEQLEQDFNKLSQLDNLKEAYSSVINAIDQDSGALDLLRRVKIHIDKWKNADQDLNTISERFQAIIVELSDISKDSDRQLNQLESDPEALFRLTESLDNFNKIVKKHQLATQDELVAFRDKLDLRINELNFSDERINELTIEIEKNEIALREISTKLFEKRKLKIPQLEKYLLAILSELKMEHSQFKMNLNQVEKLDANGGMTIQILFSANKGLELKPIEKAASGGELSRVMLAIQLIMSEKKSLPTLILDEIDTGVSGEVALRMGKLLKQMGENLQVFAITHLPQVAAKGDYHFEVSKSHENSQTISQIKELSKTERIESLAKLISGEQVTDLARSSAIELMN; encoded by the coding sequence ATGTTGAAATCCCTATCTGTTCAAAATTTCGCTTTAATTGAACATGTTTCGCTTCAATTTCACGATGGTTTACATGTCATAACTGGTGAAACAGGATCTGGAAAGTCGATCTTATTGGGAGCGTTAAATCTTATTTTAGGCGAACGCTCAGATTTTTCAGTCATTCGGAATCCAGAGAAAAAAACGGTAGTTGAAGCTGTTTTTGATTTGAATGAGTCTTTCAAGAATTGGTTTATCCAAGAAGATATTGATTGGGAAAGTGAAACCGTTATTCGAAGGGAAATTACTAGTCAAGGAAAATCGCGCTCATTTATCAATGACACTCCTGTTCAATTAACTCAATTGAAAGAATTAACAGAGCAGCTAGTTTATATTCATTCGCAGCATGAGACTTTAGAGATTAAGAAGAGTAAATTTCAGTTTGATTTATTGGATTCTTTCGGCGATTGTTTGGAGTTGGCTCAAGAAGTTTCTGTAAATTATCAAAAAATTCAACGACTTAAAGGAGAACGAAATCAACTTGCTTCTGCTCAAACAAATCATTTGCAGGAGCTAGACTATATTCAATTTCAGTTGAATGAAATTCGAGGATTGGATTTGGAATCGGTGAATTACGAGCAATTGGAACAAGATTTCAATAAATTGTCTCAATTGGATAATTTGAAAGAAGCATATTCTTCCGTTATCAATGCCATCGATCAAGATTCTGGTGCTTTAGATTTGCTAAGACGTGTGAAAATCCATATTGATAAATGGAAAAATGCAGATCAGGATTTGAATACCATTTCGGAAAGATTTCAAGCAATAATTGTAGAGTTGAGCGATATTTCGAAGGATTCTGATAGGCAATTGAATCAATTGGAAAGCGATCCTGAGGCTTTATTTCGTTTGACAGAATCTTTGGATAATTTCAACAAAATAGTTAAGAAACACCAATTGGCAACTCAAGATGAATTGGTTGCTTTTCGTGATAAATTGGATCTTCGAATCAATGAATTGAATTTTTCAGATGAACGAATCAATGAATTGACTATTGAAATCGAGAAAAATGAGATTGCCTTGCGCGAAATTTCGACTAAACTTTTCGAAAAAAGAAAGTTGAAGATTCCTCAATTGGAAAAATACCTTCTTGCCATTTTATCTGAATTGAAAATGGAACATTCGCAATTTAAAATGAATCTCAATCAGGTAGAAAAATTGGATGCGAACGGAGGAATGACGATTCAAATTCTGTTTTCGGCGAATAAGGGCTTGGAATTAAAACCAATTGAGAAAGCGGCGAGTGGAGGTGAGTTGTCTCGTGTTATGCTAGCTATACAGTTGATTATGAGTGAGAAAAAATCTCTCCCAACATTGATTTTGGATGAGATTGATACAGGAGTATCTGGGGAAGTTGCCTTAAGAATGGGGAAATTGTTGAAACAAATGGGGGAAAACCTGCAAGTATTTGCAATTACTCATTTACCACAAGTAGCGGCAAAAGGAGACTATCATTTCGAAGTTTCTAAATCACATGAAAATAGTCAAACAATTTCGCAAATTAAGGAGTTAAGCAAAACAGAGCGAATCGAATCCTTGGCTAAATTAATCTCTGGAGAACAAGTGACCGATTTGGCACGTTCTTCTGCTATTGAATTGATGAACTAA
- a CDS encoding DUF4835 family protein — MNKIITGIFLMLLFRGYSQELNCQVTIITNIKTEVTSAEKELFEQIKQVVTDLMNNTKWTDEKFKVEERINCQLQLQINSINNGEFSGAIQVQSSRPVYNGSYNTTLFNFQDDNLDFTYTRNTVILYAKNQFRDNLSSVLAFYAYYMIGLDFDSFSKQGGTKYFQEAQQIVTNAQTASGKGWKSNEQGKKNRYWLVENQLQQLFEPLRECSYEYHRLGMDHMYDKPEDAKKAIYNALDKLSKVSAARPNTINIINFAYCKLNELKNLYATAKQEEKTQIVAVLKKIDPTNSTKYEEILN; from the coding sequence ATGAATAAAATTATAACAGGTATTTTCTTGATGCTTCTTTTTAGAGGCTATTCGCAGGAATTGAACTGCCAAGTAACCATTATTACGAATATTAAAACAGAGGTTACTTCTGCAGAAAAGGAATTGTTTGAGCAAATTAAGCAGGTTGTCACTGATTTGATGAATAACACGAAATGGACTGACGAAAAGTTCAAAGTAGAGGAACGCATTAATTGCCAGCTTCAATTGCAAATAAACTCAATCAACAACGGAGAGTTTAGTGGAGCGATTCAAGTTCAATCCAGTAGACCAGTTTACAATGGTTCATATAATACGACTTTGTTTAATTTTCAAGACGATAATCTAGATTTTACATACACCAGAAATACAGTGATTCTTTATGCCAAGAATCAATTTAGAGACAATTTATCTTCTGTTTTAGCATTTTATGCGTATTACATGATTGGTTTAGATTTTGATTCTTTTTCAAAACAAGGTGGAACGAAGTATTTTCAAGAGGCTCAGCAAATTGTTACGAATGCACAAACAGCTTCAGGGAAAGGCTGGAAATCTAATGAGCAAGGAAAGAAGAATCGTTACTGGTTAGTGGAGAATCAATTGCAGCAATTGTTTGAACCATTAAGAGAATGTTCGTATGAATACCACCGATTAGGAATGGATCACATGTATGACAAACCTGAAGATGCGAAAAAAGCAATCTACAACGCTTTGGATAAATTGTCAAAAGTTTCTGCAGCAAGGCCAAATACGATTAACATCATCAATTTCGCTTACTGTAAGTTGAATGAATTGAAGAATTTATATGCTACTGCTAAACAGGAAGAGAAAACCCAGATCGTTGCCGTATTAAAAAAGATAGATCCTACGAATTCAACGAAGTACGAAGAAATTTTGAACTAA
- the coaBC gene encoding bifunctional phosphopantothenoylcysteine decarboxylase/phosphopantothenate--cysteine ligase CoaBC: MSLLGKKILVGVTGGIAAYKIASFVRLLKKQGAEVRCMMTPASSDFITPLTLSTLSESPVAIEFYNSKTGEWTNHVEWALWADLMIFAPVTANSLAKMAHGFSDNFLLATYLSAKCPVFVAPAMDLDMYQHQTTKDNLERLQSFGHQIIPAESGFLASGLEGQGRMAEPETILQVLEDHFCYDKRFVGKKVLVTAGPTYEALDPVRFIGNHSSGKMGFALAEAVAALGGDVVLITGPTNQKVKHKQIQVIPVVSANDMLESVQKNWSQMDMGIFAAAVADYRPAHSETQKIKKTQDQLEIILEKNPDILSWASANKTDQKVVGFALETQNGIEYAQNKLEKKQLDAIVLNEIGEPGVGFGTDTNSVKLIFKNNKLRSFELQSKEQLAFSLLNELMTNLYE, encoded by the coding sequence ATGTCTTTACTGGGAAAAAAGATTCTGGTTGGTGTAACTGGCGGAATTGCAGCTTATAAAATTGCTTCCTTTGTGAGATTATTAAAGAAACAAGGGGCAGAGGTCAGATGTATGATGACTCCTGCCTCTTCTGATTTTATTACACCTCTAACGCTTTCAACCTTATCAGAATCACCAGTTGCTATTGAATTTTATAATTCTAAAACAGGTGAATGGACTAATCATGTCGAATGGGCTTTATGGGCTGATTTGATGATTTTTGCACCAGTTACTGCGAATTCACTAGCAAAAATGGCTCACGGATTTTCTGACAACTTTCTGCTTGCAACTTATTTAAGTGCCAAATGCCCTGTTTTTGTCGCTCCTGCAATGGATTTGGATATGTATCAGCATCAGACAACCAAAGATAATTTAGAGCGTTTACAATCATTCGGACATCAAATCATACCAGCAGAAAGTGGGTTTTTAGCAAGTGGCTTGGAAGGCCAAGGAAGAATGGCTGAGCCAGAAACTATCTTGCAAGTTCTTGAGGATCATTTTTGCTATGATAAACGATTTGTTGGAAAGAAAGTTTTGGTTACCGCTGGTCCAACCTATGAAGCATTAGATCCTGTAAGGTTTATTGGAAATCATTCCTCAGGGAAAATGGGATTTGCATTGGCTGAAGCAGTTGCTGCATTAGGTGGAGATGTTGTTTTAATTACTGGTCCAACCAATCAAAAAGTAAAACACAAGCAGATTCAAGTGATTCCTGTTGTGTCAGCGAATGACATGTTGGAGAGTGTTCAAAAAAACTGGAGCCAAATGGATATGGGAATTTTTGCTGCAGCAGTGGCAGATTATCGACCAGCTCATTCAGAAACTCAAAAAATTAAAAAAACACAGGATCAGTTGGAAATTATTCTCGAGAAGAATCCCGATATTTTATCATGGGCTTCAGCGAATAAAACAGATCAAAAAGTTGTTGGGTTTGCTTTAGAAACTCAAAATGGCATAGAATATGCTCAAAATAAGCTTGAGAAGAAACAACTAGATGCAATTGTTTTGAATGAAATTGGAGAACCAGGAGTTGGATTTGGGACTGACACAAATTCGGTGAAATTGATTTTTAAAAACAATAAATTGCGTAGCTTTGAGTTACAATCTAAAGAACAACTCGCATTCTCTTTGTTGAATGAATTGATGACAAATTTGTATGAATAA
- a CDS encoding DNA-directed RNA polymerase subunit omega, with translation MGFKNNNAERSTVTRDTIDLEETTGNIYESIVVLSKRANQISSSMKEELTAKLQEFASSTDNLEEIFENREQIEISRFYEKLPKPVAVAIEELKEGQIYTRKNQE, from the coding sequence ATGGGCTTCAAAAACAACAATGCTGAGCGTTCAACTGTAACGCGTGATACAATAGATTTAGAAGAAACAACTGGTAATATCTATGAATCGATTGTAGTATTGTCTAAGAGAGCAAATCAAATTAGCTCTTCGATGAAAGAAGAATTGACTGCAAAATTGCAAGAGTTTGCTTCATCTACGGATAACTTGGAAGAAATTTTTGAAAACCGTGAGCAAATTGAAATCTCTCGCTTTTATGAGAAACTTCCTAAACCAGTTGCGGTTGCAATTGAAGAATTGAAAGAAGGTCAAATTTATACTAGAAAAAACCAAGAGTAA